Proteins from one Streptomyces sp. NBC_00289 genomic window:
- a CDS encoding ribonuclease E/G: MLEPTEPTEGSEQNTPSDTLPPRRRRRAASRPAGPPAGTAETPAETTAPAIPAAESGDLVTDEIAQDVELTEAEEAEVVVETPAVEEAAPAGRPRRRATRRASAPAASPASAEAAETVVPATAAPAEVVAEAPTEAPAAEEAAPAGRPRRRATRRVSAPAAAEVAENAEAEDTTAAVEGAEAPAEAPAEAPAGRTRRRATRRTTAPAETIEQPAAPAEPVAETAAEPVAETEDAEPRRTRRRATRRVTAPAETTPVSEEAAPVAAAAEMQAAETAVEPQAAESETETEAAEENAPRRARRRAVRQAAGGFSAPKPAAGSGAADAPRRPVRPAVAVFQAPVFQTAERAAAAAAAEVSEAEVDETPAAPAAPVASTAPEAVEEETGGRRRRRRRGAGAAEEAETKTAEVVVEEEPEEAEEPDEDSADAEGDEAEDTGSRRRRRRGGRRRRRGDSAEAAGDEDAEDSEELAAEQADQDAEDTAEQAEEDDEDTDESRDEQGGSSSSRRRRRRRRRSGDSGSDGDAETTSDDPERTVVKVREPRKPAEFSDEVQSIKGSTRLEAKKQRRREGREQGRRRVPIITEAEFLARREAVERVMVVRQSGERTQIGVLEDNILVEHYVNKEQATSYVGNVYLGKVQNVLPSMEAAFIDIGKGRNAVLYAGEVNFEALGMANGPRRIEAALKSGQSVLVQVTKDPIGHKGARLTSQVSLPGRYLVYVPEGSMTGISRKLPDTERARLKTILKKIVPEDAGVIVRTAAEGASEDELRRDVERLQSQWDDIQKKAKSGGSSNAPTLLYGEPDMTVRVVRDIFNEDFTKVVVSGDEAWQTIHGYVSHVAPDLAGRLSRWTSEVDVFATYRIDEQLAKALDRKVYLPSGGSLVIDRTEAMVVVDVNTGKFTGQGGNLEETVTRNNLEAAEEIVRQLRLRDLGGIIVIDFIDMVLESNRDLVLRRLLECLGRDRTKHQVAEVTSLGLVQMTRKRVGQGLLESFSETCVHCNGRGVIVHMEQPTSAGGGGKRKKRGRGGDGHVHEADVDILEAPEETEGEAEVAEPLALPAPDFSQDEELYSSAAEAEAAAGWGRSRRRASRRASAPAGAPRREESRYEAPHRDQVPTAQDVTAEQEAERPVRPETAAEAQAAPAAAEDPVVEAPVAEASVAPEVADVEAPAVEDAAPKGRTRRRATRKVSAPAGSPAGSEAAVVTVAETVPVAEPQAEPAAVEPEPAAAGQSEAPAESAAPARPRRRAVRKATAPTASEEAAVVVVPSAVEAPAAEQVPDAEGAEDAAPAKKTAARKTAKKATAKKAATKKTAAKKTVAKKTTAKKAAAKSTAKTAAKATSKTTAAAQQPAPSVSATTED, from the coding sequence ATGCTCGAGCCCACCGAACCCACTGAGGGTTCCGAACAGAACACCCCCAGCGACACCCTGCCGCCGCGTCGTCGGCGCAGGGCCGCTTCCCGGCCGGCGGGACCGCCCGCCGGGACCGCCGAGACCCCCGCGGAGACCACCGCTCCGGCCATACCGGCCGCGGAGTCCGGGGACCTCGTGACCGACGAGATCGCGCAGGACGTCGAGCTCACCGAGGCCGAGGAGGCCGAGGTCGTCGTCGAGACGCCCGCCGTCGAGGAAGCCGCACCGGCCGGGCGGCCGCGTCGGCGTGCGACGCGTCGTGCGTCCGCGCCCGCCGCCTCACCCGCTTCCGCCGAGGCCGCCGAGACCGTGGTGCCCGCCACGGCGGCTCCGGCCGAGGTCGTCGCCGAGGCGCCCACCGAGGCGCCCGCCGCCGAGGAGGCCGCACCGGCCGGGCGGCCCCGTCGGCGTGCGACCCGTCGTGTGTCGGCGCCCGCCGCCGCCGAGGTCGCGGAGAACGCCGAGGCCGAGGACACGACCGCGGCCGTCGAGGGTGCCGAGGCACCGGCCGAAGCGCCGGCCGAGGCGCCGGCCGGCCGTACCCGCCGGCGGGCCACCCGCCGTACCACCGCGCCCGCCGAGACAATCGAGCAGCCCGCCGCCCCGGCCGAGCCCGTCGCCGAGACCGCCGCGGAGCCCGTCGCGGAGACCGAGGACGCCGAGCCGCGCCGGACGCGCCGTCGGGCCACGCGGCGCGTGACCGCGCCCGCCGAGACGACCCCCGTGAGCGAGGAGGCCGCGCCCGTCGCGGCCGCCGCCGAGATGCAGGCCGCCGAGACCGCCGTGGAGCCCCAGGCGGCCGAGAGCGAGACCGAGACCGAGGCCGCCGAGGAGAACGCCCCGCGCCGTGCGCGCCGTCGGGCCGTTCGCCAGGCCGCCGGCGGGTTCTCGGCGCCGAAGCCCGCCGCCGGTTCGGGCGCGGCCGACGCCCCGCGCCGTCCGGTGCGGCCCGCGGTCGCCGTCTTCCAGGCACCTGTCTTCCAGACCGCCGAGCGGGCCGCCGCCGCTGCCGCCGCCGAGGTGTCCGAGGCCGAGGTGGACGAGACCCCCGCGGCCCCCGCGGCTCCTGTGGCCTCCACGGCTCCCGAGGCCGTCGAGGAGGAGACCGGCGGGCGCCGCCGACGTCGTCGCCGGGGCGCCGGTGCCGCGGAGGAGGCCGAGACGAAGACCGCCGAGGTCGTCGTCGAGGAGGAGCCGGAAGAGGCCGAGGAGCCGGACGAGGACTCCGCCGACGCCGAGGGCGACGAGGCCGAGGACACCGGCTCGCGCCGCCGTCGCCGCCGCGGTGGCCGTCGCCGTCGCCGTGGCGACTCCGCCGAGGCCGCCGGTGACGAGGACGCGGAGGACTCCGAGGAGCTCGCCGCCGAGCAGGCCGACCAGGACGCCGAGGACACCGCCGAGCAGGCCGAGGAGGACGACGAGGACACGGACGAGAGCCGTGACGAGCAGGGCGGCTCCAGCAGCAGCCGGCGCCGTCGGCGTCGTCGCCGCCGCTCCGGTGACTCGGGTTCCGACGGCGACGCCGAGACGACGTCCGACGACCCCGAGCGCACCGTCGTCAAGGTCCGTGAGCCCCGCAAGCCCGCCGAGTTCTCCGACGAGGTGCAGTCCATCAAGGGCTCCACGCGCCTGGAGGCCAAGAAGCAGCGCCGCCGCGAGGGCCGTGAGCAGGGGCGCAGGCGCGTCCCGATCATCACCGAGGCCGAGTTCCTGGCCCGGCGCGAGGCCGTCGAGCGGGTGATGGTCGTCCGCCAGAGCGGCGAGCGCACGCAGATCGGCGTCCTCGAGGACAACATCCTCGTGGAGCACTACGTCAACAAGGAGCAGGCCACCTCGTACGTCGGCAACGTCTACCTGGGCAAGGTCCAGAACGTGCTGCCGTCGATGGAGGCCGCGTTCATCGACATCGGCAAGGGGCGCAACGCCGTCCTGTACGCCGGTGAGGTCAACTTCGAGGCGCTGGGCATGGCCAACGGGCCGCGCCGTATCGAGGCCGCCCTGAAGTCCGGCCAGTCGGTCCTCGTCCAGGTGACGAAGGACCCGATCGGTCACAAGGGCGCCCGCCTGACCAGCCAGGTCTCCCTCCCGGGCCGCTACCTCGTGTACGTGCCCGAGGGTTCGATGACCGGCATCAGCCGCAAGCTGCCCGACACCGAGCGGGCCCGGCTGAAGACCATCCTCAAGAAGATCGTCCCCGAGGACGCGGGCGTCATCGTGCGCACCGCGGCCGAGGGCGCGAGCGAGGACGAGCTGCGCCGTGACGTCGAGCGGCTGCAGTCGCAGTGGGACGACATCCAGAAGAAGGCGAAGAGCGGCGGCAGCTCGAACGCGCCGACGCTGCTCTACGGCGAGCCGGACATGACCGTCCGGGTCGTCCGCGACATCTTCAACGAGGACTTCACCAAGGTCGTCGTCAGCGGTGACGAGGCGTGGCAGACCATCCACGGATACGTCTCGCACGTCGCGCCCGACCTGGCCGGCCGGCTGTCCCGGTGGACCTCCGAGGTCGACGTCTTCGCGACGTACCGGATCGACGAGCAGCTCGCGAAGGCGCTGGACCGCAAGGTCTACCTGCCGAGCGGCGGTTCGCTGGTGATCGACCGGACCGAGGCGATGGTCGTCGTCGACGTCAACACCGGCAAGTTCACCGGTCAGGGCGGCAACCTCGAGGAGACGGTCACCAGGAACAACCTGGAGGCGGCCGAGGAGATCGTGCGTCAGCTGCGGCTGCGCGACCTCGGCGGCATCATCGTGATCGACTTCATCGACATGGTCCTGGAGTCCAACCGCGACCTGGTGCTGCGGCGCCTGCTGGAGTGCCTGGGCCGCGACCGTACGAAGCACCAGGTCGCCGAGGTGACCTCGCTGGGGCTCGTGCAGATGACCCGCAAGCGGGTCGGCCAGGGCCTGTTGGAGTCCTTCTCCGAGACCTGCGTCCACTGCAACGGGCGCGGTGTCATCGTGCACATGGAGCAGCCGACCTCCGCCGGAGGCGGCGGCAAGCGCAAGAAGCGCGGGCGTGGCGGCGACGGGCACGTGCACGAGGCCGACGTCGACATCCTGGAGGCTCCCGAGGAGACCGAGGGCGAGGCCGAGGTCGCCGAGCCCCTGGCGCTGCCCGCGCCGGACTTCTCCCAGGACGAGGAGCTGTACAGCAGCGCCGCCGAGGCGGAGGCCGCGGCCGGCTGGGGTCGTTCGCGGCGCCGGGCGAGCCGGCGGGCGTCGGCTCCGGCCGGTGCGCCGAGGCGCGAGGAGAGCAGGTACGAGGCTCCTCACCGCGACCAGGTCCCGACGGCCCAGGACGTCACGGCCGAGCAGGAGGCCGAGCGTCCGGTTCGCCCGGAGACGGCTGCCGAGGCGCAGGCCGCGCCGGCCGCCGCGGAGGACCCGGTCGTCGAGGCGCCGGTCGCCGAGGCGTCGGTCGCCCCCGAGGTCGCGGACGTCGAGGCTCCGGCCGTCGAGGACGCCGCGCCGAAGGGACGTACGCGCCGTCGTGCCACCCGCAAGGTGTCCGCGCCCGCCGGTTCGCCGGCCGGGAGCGAGGCCGCCGTGGTGACCGTCGCCGAGACCGTGCCGGTGGCCGAACCGCAGGCCGAGCCGGCCGCGGTGGAGCCCGAGCCGGCTGCGGCCGGGCAGTCGGAGGCGCCCGCCGAGAGCGCCGCCCCGGCCCGCCCGCGTCGCCGTGCCGTCCGCAAGGCCACCGCACCCACCGCGTCCGAGGAGGCGGCCGTCGTGGTCGTCCCGTCGGCGGTGGAGGCACCGGCCGCCGAGCAGGTCCCGGACGCCGAGGGCGCCGAGGACGCGGCTCCGGCCAAGAAGACGGCCGCCCGCAAGACGGCCAAGAAGGCCACGGCGAAGAAGGCCGCCACCAAGAAGACGGCGGCCAAGAAGACGGTCGCCAAGAAGACGACGGCGAAGAAGGCGGCGGCGAAGAGCACCGCCAAGACGGCCGCCAAGGCCACGTCGAAGACGACCGCGGCGGCGCAGCAGCCGGCGCCGTCCGTGTCCGCCACGACGGAGGACTGA
- the rplU gene encoding 50S ribosomal protein L21, giving the protein MYAIVRSGGRQHKVAVGDIVEVDKISTAKVGDTVELSTLLVVDGEAVTSDPWVLAGIKVQAEVVDHHKGVKIDILRYKNKTGYRRRQGHRQQYTAIKVTEIPAAAK; this is encoded by the coding sequence GTGTACGCCATCGTGCGCAGCGGTGGTCGCCAGCACAAGGTTGCTGTCGGCGACATCGTTGAGGTTGACAAGATTTCCACTGCCAAGGTTGGCGACACGGTCGAGCTCTCGACCCTGCTCGTGGTCGACGGCGAAGCCGTGACCAGCGACCCGTGGGTCCTGGCCGGTATCAAGGTCCAGGCCGAGGTCGTGGACCACCACAAGGGTGTCAAGATCGACATCCTTCGCTACAAGAACAAGACCGGCTACCGCCGTCGTCAGGGCCACCGCCAGCAGTACACGGCGATCAAGGTCACTGAGATCCCCGCGGCTGCGAAGTAA
- a CDS encoding D-ribitol-5-phosphate cytidylyltransferase, translated as MSQHIAKPRTTAVILAGGTGQRVGLSIPKQLLKIAGKAVIEHTLTTFEKADSIDDIIVLMAPGYVPDVEKIVAKAGFRKVTRVIEGGSTRNETTERAISALGEGLAEGEDRNVLFHDAVRPLLSQRVIDDCVTALERFQAVDVAIPSADTIIVTRTHGEDGEFITEIPDRARLRRGQTPQAFKLSTIRRAYEVAAGDPNFQATDDCSVVLKYLPDVPIHVVAGDEYNMKVTQPVDVFIADKLFQLASTATPERNGEEDYRQLLTGKTVVVFGGSYGIGKDIAELAESYGAKVYALGRSTTGTHVENPEEVDDALSKAYGETGRIDYVVNTAGVLRIGKLAETDNATIEEALKVNYLAPVQIARSSYKYLAETKGQLLLYTSSSYTRGRAEYSLYSSTKAAMVNLTQALSDEWAGDGIRVNCVNPERTATPMRTKAFGQEPSGSLLSSEAVARTSLDVLLSELTGHVIDVRQQDPTASAGEASGFEAALASVLDRQDGVA; from the coding sequence GTGTCACAGCACATAGCCAAGCCCCGTACCACCGCAGTGATCCTGGCCGGTGGCACCGGCCAGCGGGTGGGTCTGTCGATCCCCAAGCAGCTGCTGAAGATCGCCGGCAAGGCAGTCATCGAGCACACTCTGACCACCTTCGAGAAGGCCGACTCGATCGACGACATCATCGTGCTGATGGCGCCGGGTTACGTGCCCGACGTCGAGAAGATCGTCGCCAAGGCCGGTTTCCGTAAGGTCACGCGGGTCATCGAGGGTGGCTCGACCCGTAACGAGACCACCGAGCGGGCCATCTCCGCCCTCGGCGAGGGACTGGCGGAGGGCGAGGACCGCAACGTCCTCTTCCACGACGCCGTACGCCCCCTGCTGTCGCAGCGTGTGATCGACGACTGCGTCACGGCCCTGGAGCGCTTCCAGGCCGTCGACGTCGCCATCCCGTCCGCGGACACCATCATCGTCACGCGCACGCACGGCGAGGACGGCGAGTTCATCACGGAGATCCCGGACCGGGCCCGGCTGCGCCGCGGCCAGACCCCGCAGGCCTTCAAGCTGTCCACCATCCGCAGGGCCTACGAGGTCGCGGCCGGCGACCCCAACTTCCAGGCCACGGACGACTGCTCGGTCGTGCTCAAGTACCTGCCGGACGTGCCGATCCACGTCGTCGCGGGTGACGAGTACAACATGAAGGTCACCCAGCCGGTCGACGTCTTCATCGCCGACAAGCTCTTCCAGCTGGCCTCCACCGCCACGCCCGAGCGCAACGGCGAGGAGGACTACCGTCAACTGCTCACCGGGAAGACGGTCGTGGTCTTCGGCGGCTCGTACGGCATCGGCAAGGACATCGCGGAACTCGCCGAGTCCTACGGCGCGAAGGTGTACGCGCTGGGCCGCTCCACCACCGGCACCCACGTCGAGAACCCGGAGGAGGTCGACGACGCGCTGTCCAAGGCGTACGGCGAGACCGGGCGCATCGACTACGTCGTCAACACCGCGGGCGTGCTGCGCATCGGCAAGCTGGCCGAGACCGACAACGCGACCATCGAGGAAGCGCTGAAGGTCAACTACCTGGCACCGGTGCAGATCGCCCGCTCCTCCTACAAGTACCTCGCCGAGACCAAGGGCCAGCTGCTGCTGTACACCTCCAGCAGCTACACCCGCGGCCGCGCCGAGTACAGCCTCTACTCCTCGACCAAGGCCGCCATGGTGAACCTCACCCAGGCCCTGTCGGACGAGTGGGCCGGTGACGGCATCCGGGTGAACTGCGTGAACCCGGAGCGCACCGCCACGCCGATGCGCACCAAGGCCTTCGGTCAGGAGCCGTCGGGCTCGCTGCTCTCCTCCGAGGCGGTGGCCCGCACCTCGCTCGACGTGCTGCTGTCCGAGCTGACCGGACATGTCATCGACGTCCGCCAGCAGGACCCGACGGCGTCGGCCGGCGAGGCTTCCGGCTTCGAGGCGGCACTGGCCAGCGTGCTGGACCGCCAGGACGGCGTGGCATAA
- the obgE gene encoding GTPase ObgE, protein MTTFVDRVELHVAAGNGGHGCASVHREKFKPLGGPDGGNGGRGGDVILTVDQSVTTLLDYHHSPHRKATNGKPGEGGNRSGKDGQDLVLPVPDGTVILDRAGNVLADLVGQGTSYVAAQGGRGGLGNAALSSARRKAPGFALLGVPGDLQNIVLELKTVADVALVGYPSAGKSSLISVLSAAKPKIADYPFTTLVPNLGVVTAGETVYTIADVPGLIPGASQGKGLGLEFLRHVERCSVLVHVLDTATLESDRDPLSDLDIIEAELREYGGLGDRPRMVVLNKIDVPDGRDLAEMVRPDLEARGYRVFAVSAVAHTGLKELSFALADVVGKARAAKPQEEATRVVIRPKAVDDAGFTVSREEDGLYRVRGEKPERWVRQTDFSNDEAVGYLADRLNRLGVEESLMKAGARSGDGVAIGPEDNAVVFDWEPTVMAGAEMLGRRGEDHRLEAPRPAAQRRRDRDAERDEAAQEFDDFKPF, encoded by the coding sequence ATGACCACCTTCGTGGACCGCGTCGAACTGCATGTCGCCGCGGGTAACGGGGGTCACGGCTGTGCCTCCGTCCACCGTGAGAAGTTCAAGCCCCTCGGCGGGCCCGACGGCGGCAACGGCGGCCGGGGCGGCGACGTCATCCTCACGGTCGACCAGTCCGTCACCACCCTTCTCGACTACCACCACTCGCCGCACCGCAAGGCCACCAACGGCAAGCCCGGCGAGGGCGGCAACCGCTCCGGCAAGGACGGCCAGGACCTGGTCCTGCCGGTGCCGGACGGCACCGTCATCCTCGACCGCGCGGGCAACGTGCTCGCCGACCTGGTCGGCCAGGGCACGTCCTACGTCGCCGCGCAGGGCGGCCGGGGCGGGCTCGGCAACGCGGCGCTGTCCTCGGCGCGGCGCAAGGCCCCCGGGTTCGCGCTGCTCGGAGTACCCGGCGACCTCCAGAACATCGTCCTGGAGCTGAAGACGGTCGCCGACGTGGCGCTGGTCGGATACCCGAGCGCGGGCAAGTCGTCGCTGATCTCCGTGCTGAGCGCGGCGAAGCCGAAGATCGCCGACTACCCCTTCACGACGCTGGTCCCCAACCTCGGTGTGGTCACCGCGGGCGAGACCGTGTACACCATCGCCGACGTGCCGGGGCTGATCCCGGGCGCCAGCCAGGGCAAGGGGCTCGGCCTCGAGTTCCTGCGGCACGTGGAGCGCTGCAGCGTCCTGGTGCACGTGCTGGACACGGCGACGCTGGAGTCCGACCGGGACCCGCTGTCGGACCTGGACATCATCGAGGCCGAGCTGCGCGAGTACGGCGGGCTGGGCGACCGGCCGCGGATGGTCGTCCTGAACAAGATCGACGTACCGGACGGCAGGGACCTCGCCGAGATGGTGCGGCCGGACCTGGAGGCGCGCGGCTACCGCGTCTTCGCGGTGTCCGCCGTCGCGCACACGGGGCTGAAGGAGTTGTCGTTCGCGCTCGCCGACGTGGTCGGCAAGGCGCGGGCCGCCAAGCCGCAGGAAGAGGCGACGCGGGTCGTCATCCGGCCCAAGGCCGTCGACGACGCGGGCTTCACCGTCTCGCGTGAGGAGGACGGCCTGTACCGGGTGCGCGGCGAGAAGCCGGAGCGCTGGGTGCGCCAGACCGACTTCAGCAACGACGAGGCCGTGGGCTACCTCGCGGACCGCCTCAACCGCCTCGGTGTGGAGGAGTCGCTGATGAAGGCGGGCGCCCGCTCCGGTGACGGCGTCGCCATCGGACCCGAGGACAACGCGGTCGTCTTCGACTGGGAGCCGACCGTCATGGCCGGCGCGGAGATGCTCGGCCGCCGCGGCGAGGACCACCGCCTCGAGGCCCCGCGCCCCGCCGCCCAGCGACGCCGCGACCGTGACGCCGAACGGGACGAGGCGGCGCAGGAGTTCGACGACTTCAAGCCCTTCTAG
- a CDS encoding alkaline phosphatase, with protein sequence MTEAVTPDRRRFLTAGAAVLGATAAAQLWLPASARAAETPLPEGVFSLGVASGDPLPDGIVLWTRLAPDPLNGGGMPDQVVSVQWELAADRRFKKVVRRGTARALPEYGHSVHVDVRGLRPGRVYWYRFRAGGRLSPVGRTRTAPHPLGSGGTLRVALASCQNWQHGYFTPYADMLEQDPDFVLFVGDYVYESAPSATAVRRHEGTGEPYTLTQYRNRYAQYRSDPDLAAMHANAPWVVTFDDHEVDNDFAGEVPQDPDKQSHDAFVTRLTAAYQAYYEHMPVRATAIPNGPHIQMYRRLEFGSLVRLNVLDTRQFRGDQATGQAGAQDPALTMLGAEQKRWLLNGLRRSPARWNLIASQIMMAETDLKIGEGKLWYYDAWDGYQAERNALLEEFAGVRNPVVLSGDRHLTMISDLKRDFADPDSAVVGAEFVGTSIASNGDQDQAAFHAQFDPLRADNPHWKLIDAHRGYHLFDIRRDGIDARVRVVDTVLKPRATHSTLAALRVEAGRPGVTAV encoded by the coding sequence ATGACCGAAGCAGTCACACCCGACCGACGCCGCTTTCTGACCGCCGGTGCCGCCGTGCTGGGCGCCACCGCCGCCGCCCAGCTGTGGCTGCCGGCCTCCGCCCGCGCGGCCGAAACCCCGTTGCCCGAAGGCGTGTTCAGCCTCGGCGTGGCCTCCGGTGATCCGCTGCCCGACGGCATCGTGCTGTGGACGCGGCTCGCCCCCGACCCGCTGAACGGCGGCGGCATGCCCGACCAAGTGGTGTCGGTCCAGTGGGAGCTGGCGGCGGACCGGCGGTTCAAGAAGGTCGTACGCCGGGGCACCGCCCGAGCCCTGCCCGAGTACGGGCACAGCGTTCATGTGGATGTACGGGGGCTCCGTCCCGGCCGCGTCTACTGGTACCGCTTCCGGGCCGGCGGCCGCCTCTCACCCGTCGGCCGCACCCGCACCGCCCCGCACCCGCTCGGCTCCGGCGGCACCCTGCGCGTCGCGCTCGCCTCCTGCCAGAACTGGCAGCACGGCTACTTCACGCCGTACGCCGACATGCTGGAGCAGGACCCCGACTTCGTGCTGTTCGTCGGTGACTACGTCTACGAGTCCGCGCCCTCGGCCACCGCCGTCCGCCGGCACGAGGGGACCGGTGAGCCGTACACGCTGACCCAGTACCGCAACCGGTACGCGCAGTACCGCTCGGACCCGGACCTCGCGGCGATGCACGCGAACGCCCCCTGGGTGGTCACCTTCGACGACCACGAGGTCGACAACGACTTCGCCGGCGAGGTCCCGCAGGACCCGGACAAGCAGTCGCACGACGCCTTCGTGACCCGGCTGACCGCGGCCTACCAGGCGTACTACGAGCACATGCCGGTACGTGCGACGGCGATCCCGAACGGCCCCCACATCCAGATGTACCGCCGCCTGGAGTTCGGCAGCCTGGTCCGGCTCAACGTGCTGGACACCCGGCAGTTCCGCGGCGACCAGGCGACCGGCCAGGCCGGTGCCCAGGACCCGGCGCTGACGATGCTCGGCGCCGAGCAGAAGCGGTGGCTGCTGAACGGACTGCGCCGCTCACCCGCCCGCTGGAACCTGATCGCCTCGCAGATCATGATGGCCGAGACCGACCTGAAGATCGGCGAGGGCAAGCTCTGGTACTACGACGCCTGGGACGGCTACCAGGCCGAACGCAACGCCCTCCTGGAGGAGTTCGCAGGCGTCCGCAACCCGGTCGTGCTCAGCGGCGACCGTCACCTGACGATGATCAGCGACCTGAAGCGGGACTTCGCGGACCCGGACTCGGCCGTGGTCGGCGCCGAGTTCGTCGGTACCTCGATCGCCAGCAACGGCGACCAGGACCAGGCGGCCTTCCACGCCCAGTTCGATCCGCTGAGGGCCGACAACCCGCACTGGAAGCTGATCGACGCCCACCGCGGCTACCACCTCTTCGACATCCGCCGCGACGGCATCGACGCGCGGGTCCGGGTCGTGGACACCGTGCTGAAGCCGCGGGCCACGCACAGCACGCTGGCCGCTCTCCGGGTCGAGGCGGGCCGGCCGGGCGTGACGGCGGTGTGA
- a CDS encoding glycosyltransferase family 2 protein, with amino-acid sequence MTLPQPDVSVIIGAYEAMPYLVDCLASVQAQTLDPARIEVIAVDDGSTDGTGEYLEEFAERAPLPVTVIRQENSGGPSGPRNVGLGKAAGRYVFFLDADDRLGPEALERMVATADRNGTDVVVGRVEGVNRTAPKSMWGQNLDRTDVFSSNIKFTLSAQKLFRRALLQRHGMRFDESLWTGEDALFTMEAYLRADGVSVIADHTCYYLVGREDGKHVTKRGSYTLRFDSARALMRLIAEMVPPGPGRDTLMVRPFVVTLLPQFGPKYLKDGEKVRRNKFTLAKPLMEAYWNDEVARRLKVHERLRLHLVATGRPELLPEVVAFVRAKKSPAPVLERKGSRLYLAYPHFRDEAAGIPDTVYLAPPREARAFPGYREDRLDSLVRRVARRARRILPSRDDGPGDRAAAA; translated from the coding sequence GTGACCCTGCCGCAACCTGACGTCAGCGTGATCATCGGGGCGTACGAGGCGATGCCGTATCTGGTCGACTGCCTCGCCTCGGTTCAGGCCCAGACCCTCGACCCGGCGCGCATCGAGGTCATCGCGGTCGACGACGGCTCGACGGACGGCACGGGGGAGTACCTGGAGGAGTTCGCGGAGCGCGCTCCCCTGCCGGTCACGGTGATCCGGCAGGAGAACTCGGGCGGCCCCAGCGGTCCGCGCAACGTCGGTCTCGGCAAGGCCGCCGGCCGCTACGTCTTCTTCCTCGACGCCGACGACCGGCTCGGCCCCGAAGCCCTGGAGCGGATGGTCGCCACCGCCGACCGCAACGGCACGGACGTGGTCGTCGGCCGGGTCGAGGGCGTCAACCGCACCGCGCCCAAGTCGATGTGGGGACAGAACCTGGACCGTACGGACGTCTTCTCCTCCAACATCAAGTTCACGCTCAGCGCGCAGAAACTCTTCCGCCGCGCCCTGCTGCAACGCCACGGCATGCGGTTCGACGAGTCCCTGTGGACCGGCGAGGACGCGCTGTTCACGATGGAGGCCTACCTGCGGGCCGACGGCGTCTCCGTCATCGCCGACCACACCTGCTACTACCTGGTGGGCCGCGAGGACGGCAAGCACGTGACGAAACGGGGGAGTTACACCCTGCGCTTCGACTCCGCCCGCGCGCTGATGCGGCTCATAGCCGAGATGGTCCCGCCGGGCCCCGGGCGCGACACACTCATGGTCCGCCCCTTCGTCGTCACCCTTCTGCCGCAGTTCGGACCCAAGTACCTCAAGGACGGCGAGAAGGTCCGGCGCAACAAGTTCACGCTGGCGAAGCCCCTGATGGAGGCCTACTGGAACGACGAGGTCGCCCGCCGCCTCAAGGTCCACGAGCGCCTGCGGCTGCACCTGGTCGCCACCGGCCGGCCCGAACTCCTCCCAGAGGTCGTGGCGTTCGTCCGGGCCAAGAAGTCACCCGCCCCCGTCCTCGAACGCAAGGGCAGCCGCCTCTACCTGGCCTACCCGCACTTCCGCGACGAGGCGGCCGGCATACCCGACACCGTCTACCTCGCCCCACCCCGCGAGGCCCGCGCCTTCCCGGGCTACCGGGAGGACCGGCTCGACTCCCTGGTGCGCCGGGTGGCCCGCAGGGCCCGCCGCATCCTGCCCTCGCGCGACGACGGCCCCGGGGACCGGGCGGCAGCGGCATGA
- the rpmA gene encoding 50S ribosomal protein L27 — MAHKKGASSTRNGRDSNAQRLGVKRFGGQVVNAGEILVRQRGTHFHPGAGVGRGGDDTLFALQAGAVEFGTSRGRKVVNVVPVA, encoded by the coding sequence ATGGCACACAAGAAGGGCGCATCGTCCACCCGGAACGGTCGCGACTCCAATGCTCAGCGGCTCGGCGTGAAGCGCTTCGGCGGTCAGGTCGTCAACGCCGGTGAGATCCTGGTCCGCCAGCGTGGCACCCACTTCCACCCCGGCGCGGGCGTCGGCCGTGGCGGCGACGACACGCTGTTCGCGCTGCAGGCCGGTGCGGTGGAGTTCGGCACCAGCCGTGGCCGCAAGGTCGTGAACGTCGTTCCGGTCGCCTGA